A portion of the Cellulophaga algicola DSM 14237 genome contains these proteins:
- a CDS encoding DUF2130 domain-containing protein, which yields MNNETQIKCPNCGTSIDVQDILSHQLEEEIKQKYQSQIAEEKRKYQHEQEKLKQEKIIFEQKKRQENELFQERLENQLKADKKEIEAKLKKKLTEEQSEQFDALQKELNEKSEQVKELNRSKAEIEKLKREKGELKEAAEAEAQKKLNEILIAEKEKIKKSEEDKNELRFKEMQKQLEDQKKLTEEMKRKQEQGSMQLQGEVQELAIEEWLAAQFPLDTIEEIKKGARGGDCIQIVNTRTEQHCGKIYYESKRTKDFQPSWIEKFKNDIRERGANIGVLVTEVMPSDMDRMGLREGIWICNYDEFKGLCKVLRESIIKVNLALSTQENKGDKMDMLYDYLTSNQFRMQIEAIVEGFTSMKTALDSEKRAMQRIWKEREKQIEKVTNNTIDMHAAIKGIAGNAIQSVKALELPGGDESFL from the coding sequence ATGAATAACGAAACTCAAATAAAATGCCCTAATTGTGGAACATCCATAGACGTACAGGATATTTTATCGCATCAATTAGAAGAAGAAATAAAGCAGAAATATCAGTCTCAAATTGCAGAAGAAAAGAGAAAATACCAGCATGAGCAAGAGAAACTGAAACAAGAAAAAATAATATTTGAACAAAAGAAGAGACAAGAAAATGAATTGTTTCAAGAGCGCTTAGAGAATCAACTAAAGGCCGATAAAAAAGAGATTGAAGCCAAGCTTAAAAAGAAATTAACAGAAGAACAGTCGGAACAGTTTGATGCTTTACAAAAAGAATTGAATGAAAAGTCTGAACAAGTAAAAGAGCTAAATCGCTCTAAAGCCGAAATAGAAAAACTTAAAAGAGAAAAAGGCGAATTGAAAGAGGCGGCTGAAGCAGAAGCTCAAAAAAAGCTCAACGAGATTCTTATTGCTGAAAAAGAGAAGATTAAGAAATCGGAAGAGGATAAAAATGAATTGCGTTTTAAAGAAATGCAAAAGCAATTAGAAGACCAGAAAAAGCTGACCGAAGAAATGAAGCGTAAGCAGGAGCAGGGTTCCATGCAGTTACAAGGAGAAGTACAAGAATTAGCGATAGAAGAATGGTTGGCAGCTCAGTTTCCTTTAGATACCATAGAAGAAATAAAAAAAGGAGCGCGAGGAGGCGATTGCATTCAAATAGTGAATACGCGAACGGAGCAGCATTGTGGAAAAATCTACTACGAGAGTAAGCGTACCAAGGACTTTCAGCCTAGTTGGATCGAGAAATTTAAAAATGATATCAGGGAGAGAGGCGCCAATATTGGTGTTTTAGTTACTGAGGTAATGCCTTCAGATATGGATCGAATGGGACTTAGAGAAGGTATTTGGATTTGCAATTATGATGAATTTAAAGGACTTTGTAAGGTATTGCGAGAATCAATTATCAAAGTAAATCTAGCACTTAGTACCCAAGAAAATAAAGGAGACAAAATGGATATGCTTTATGATTACTTAACGAGTAATCAGTTCAGAATGCAAATAGAAGCCATTGTAGAAGGTTTTACATCTATGAAAACTGCGCTGGATAGTGAAAAAAGAGCCATGCAACGCATCTGGAAAGAACGGGAGAAACAGATAGAAAAAGTAACCAACAATACGATAGACATGCATGCGGCCATAAAAGGAATTGCCGGGAATGCTATTCAATCGGTTAAAGCTTTAGAACTTCCTGGAGGTGATGAATCATTTTTATAA
- a CDS encoding ornithine cyclodeaminase family protein, whose translation MVHYFDQHKIQELISMKECIEVMRALFRIASDENILNPLRSKMELPEPANGIMGLMPAYFKPYNIMGVKILSIFPDNHKKGLSSHQGIFHLFETETGQLLANFDADSMTEMRTAAVSALVTDYTAIPNAESLGILGTGTQAYSHLHAITLVREIKSVFVYGRNQENLNNFIQKVTGLYPSITFKKCGSAQEAANASDIVCTITGAKMPLISQKGLRSHVHINAVGAWDPKNRELATDIILNSAVIVDNYYAAEQQKGELIIAANEMEKTPKELIEKSVFDLVSQNNRSYQNKATVFASLGLAIEDLAFAYDVFKKFKKEQTD comes from the coding sequence ATGGTTCATTATTTCGATCAACATAAAATACAGGAATTGATAAGCATGAAAGAATGCATTGAGGTCATGAGAGCTCTTTTTAGGATTGCTTCTGATGAAAATATACTGAACCCTCTACGTTCTAAAATGGAACTTCCAGAACCGGCAAATGGTATCATGGGACTAATGCCGGCTTACTTTAAACCCTATAATATTATGGGCGTAAAAATATTAAGTATATTTCCTGACAACCATAAAAAAGGCTTAAGTTCTCATCAAGGAATATTCCATCTTTTTGAAACGGAGACTGGGCAACTTCTCGCTAATTTTGATGCAGATTCCATGACAGAAATGAGAACTGCTGCGGTAAGTGCCTTAGTTACAGATTACACCGCCATACCTAATGCCGAAAGCTTAGGAATACTAGGAACAGGGACACAAGCCTATTCTCATTTACACGCCATCACCTTAGTTCGCGAAATTAAATCTGTTTTTGTATACGGAAGAAATCAAGAAAATTTAAATAATTTTATACAGAAGGTAACGGGACTCTACCCTAGCATTACATTCAAGAAGTGTGGCTCGGCACAAGAAGCCGCTAATGCTTCTGATATTGTGTGTACCATTACTGGTGCAAAAATGCCTCTTATTTCACAAAAAGGATTGCGCAGTCATGTGCATATAAATGCCGTTGGTGCCTGGGATCCTAAAAATAGAGAACTGGCCACGGATATTATTTTAAATTCTGCCGTGATTGTAGATAATTATTATGCTGCTGAGCAACAAAAAGGCGAGCTTATTATTGCTGCAAATGAAATGGAGAAGACACCAAAAGAGCTTATTGAAAAAAGCGTCTTTGATTTGGTTTCACAGAATAACAGAAGCTATCAAAACAAAGCAACGGTCTTTGCTTCCCTGGGTCTTGCCATTGAAGATTTAGCATTTGCCTATGATGTATTTAAAAAGTTTAAAAAGGAACAAACGGATTAA
- a CDS encoding DMT family transporter has product MWMYLGLLAALFLGLHNLCKKHAVQGNEVFPVLLGTISSGFLLIVPFYIGSHFFKEEMVKMDFYITAIPWKTHGFIAIKSAIMAASWVLAYQALKHLPITIVTPIRSAGPFFTFIGAITIYQEKPNFYQWIGFFLIILSVLLYSKIGKKEGIHFKRNKWIFAIIGATFLGASSGLYDKFLIQTIHLNPQTLQFWFCLYTVLILLVILTITWFPNAEKRKAFKWRWSIPLVGILLQIADYFYFKALQDPDALIMLLSAIKRSQIIIAVVLGGIIFKEQNKRKKLIPLAGIMAGVFLILYS; this is encoded by the coding sequence ATGTGGATGTATCTTGGTCTTTTAGCAGCTTTATTTCTTGGTTTACACAATTTATGTAAAAAACATGCCGTACAAGGAAACGAAGTTTTTCCAGTACTCTTGGGTACTATTTCTTCAGGTTTTTTATTGATCGTCCCCTTTTATATTGGTTCTCATTTCTTTAAAGAAGAGATGGTGAAAATGGACTTCTATATCACAGCTATCCCCTGGAAAACACATGGCTTTATCGCAATAAAATCTGCTATCATGGCGGCATCATGGGTTTTAGCCTATCAAGCCCTAAAACATTTACCGATAACTATTGTAACTCCCATACGTTCCGCTGGTCCATTTTTTACATTTATTGGCGCCATAACCATCTATCAAGAGAAACCTAACTTTTACCAATGGATTGGTTTTTTTCTTATTATTTTATCGGTGTTACTTTACTCTAAAATAGGAAAAAAAGAAGGGATTCATTTTAAACGCAACAAATGGATTTTCGCTATTATTGGTGCTACTTTTTTAGGAGCCTCTAGCGGCTTGTATGATAAGTTTCTTATACAGACGATACACTTAAATCCGCAAACGCTACAATTCTGGTTTTGTTTGTACACTGTTCTTATTTTACTCGTTATTTTAACCATAACATGGTTTCCAAATGCAGAAAAAAGAAAAGCCTTTAAATGGCGCTGGTCTATTCCCCTAGTTGGTATTCTTCTGCAAATAGCAGATTACTTTTATTTTAAAGCATTACAAGATCCTGATGCTTTAATTATGTTACTTTCTGCTATAAAAAGAAGTCAGATCATTATAGCTGTTGTCTTAGGGGGTATCATCTTTAAAGAACAAAACAAACGAAAAAAATTAATCCCTCTAGCAGGAATCATGGCAGGGGTATTTCTAATTTTATATTCTTAA
- a CDS encoding purine-cytosine permease family protein gives MAEDNQYANTKVQPKDFTSGWLIAIIIAGTGLTLPILFLGSEVALGVGFKDALWAFGISTVVLTLMCLATAKIGNRSRLSTYMILHFSFGRQGAKIMNFIFGITLLGWFSVALELLSVAVVDTALDTFAVALPEWPIIIIMGAMITGTTLYGIKSLERLANFAVPVLTLFLCYVIYVSFDQGMSLTAVINFVPENPKMTLFEATSILVGSSILFPVMMADFSRFIYNDKQSMIAVLGITIGFPVALLFSAIPSIQTGEVDIIKVMQELGLVIPAFVLLLVSTWVGNASNLYSTVLTFSTIKTEWTFKKIVLIVSVFGILFALLGFSEYLFDFLNFLGVLAPSISAIYIINFYWVKKQRYELDEIPEWQPKALISWVLSSIITVFTYLELFQLTHAYFIDSFILGGLLYGLLNWKAIFNSKATD, from the coding sequence ATGGCCGAAGACAACCAATACGCAAATACAAAAGTACAGCCTAAAGATTTTACTTCTGGCTGGCTTATCGCCATTATAATAGCTGGGACAGGTTTAACTCTTCCTATATTATTTTTGGGTTCTGAAGTTGCTTTAGGTGTCGGTTTCAAAGATGCTTTGTGGGCTTTTGGTATCAGTACTGTTGTTTTAACGTTGATGTGTTTAGCAACCGCTAAAATTGGGAATAGATCTAGGCTTTCTACGTATATGATCCTTCATTTTAGTTTTGGCAGACAGGGTGCCAAAATCATGAATTTTATTTTCGGAATTACGCTTTTAGGATGGTTTTCGGTAGCCCTAGAATTACTCTCTGTTGCTGTAGTAGATACGGCGCTTGACACCTTTGCAGTAGCGCTTCCAGAATGGCCTATCATCATTATTATGGGAGCTATGATCACCGGCACTACACTCTATGGAATTAAAAGTTTAGAGCGTTTAGCAAATTTTGCGGTACCCGTGCTTACCCTTTTTTTGTGCTATGTTATTTATGTATCATTTGACCAAGGGATGTCGCTTACAGCAGTAATAAATTTTGTTCCTGAAAATCCTAAAATGACCTTATTTGAAGCCACTTCTATACTGGTGGGCTCTTCTATTCTTTTTCCTGTGATGATGGCAGATTTCTCAAGGTTTATCTATAATGATAAACAGAGTATGATTGCCGTTTTAGGAATCACCATTGGCTTTCCTGTTGCGCTTTTATTTAGTGCTATTCCTTCGATACAAACAGGGGAAGTAGACATTATTAAAGTAATGCAAGAGTTAGGTTTGGTCATTCCTGCCTTCGTTCTGTTATTGGTATCTACATGGGTAGGTAATGCGAGTAATTTATATTCCACAGTATTGACATTTTCCACTATAAAAACGGAATGGACTTTTAAAAAAATAGTCCTGATCGTAAGTGTTTTTGGGATTCTATTCGCATTATTGGGATTCTCCGAATACTTATTCGATTTTCTGAATTTTCTAGGTGTTTTAGCGCCATCCATTTCCGCTATTTACATCATCAATTTCTATTGGGTAAAAAAACAACGCTATGAATTGGATGAAATTCCAGAATGGCAACCTAAAGCCTTAATCAGTTGGGTGCTTAGTTCCATCATCACCGTGTTTACCTATTTGGAACTGTTTCAACTCACACACGCTTATTTTATAGATTCCTTTATACTTGGTGGATTATTATATGGCCTATTAAACTGGAAAGCGATATTTAACTCTAAGGCAACAGACTAA